A window of Cyprinus carpio isolate SPL01 chromosome A6, ASM1834038v1, whole genome shotgun sequence genomic DNA:
AACATCTCcttatttgctttttaatgtgGTTGGACTAGAATGTGGCATGGCAGCTCTGCTGAGGATCTTAGAACTCATTTCCTTCTACCGTATGTTAGGTGGAGAAAACCAGACACTACCTCCTCCTTAGGGAGAAGCTTGAGTCCACCCTGCTGCTGGGCCAGGAGTTGCTGCTGTCCTGCGGGAGTGAAGATCTAACCGAGTCCTCTTCCCTATCCACCCACCTGGGCCTGGGCCACAACCCTTGTCCCGGCCCTGACACACCCAACGAGAGGCAGATGGAGCTGGCTGCAAAGGTAAATTAGTGACTAACCTTGGGCTTACCTACAGTAggttatatgtattaatatattatatataaattattttattgtatagcCTGGGCCATCcagtatataaaattattattttacacacacacacacacacacacacacacaattcattttTTCAGCCTTGTTCTCGTATCATCAATGTTACTAAACCACTTTTATAGTagtaattatagttttatttaatactataaaTTGCTATAATGTTCGGAATAATTCATATACAGTGTTCATTTCAGGAATTCATGAGAAAAAGGTTCTTGTCACTGAATTTAACGTTCCCTTTTCTGCTTGTCCCAACAGTGTTTGCGTTTGCTTAACCACACCTTTAACAGGGACTACAGCCATGTGTGTGTTAGCGCCAGTGAGAGCAAGGtgaaaatgctattaaaaatattttacattttttctttctgtcagcTATCAAGATGATTTTAAGGGCTCAGACTGCTGAGAATATACTGCCTTAAAAACCTTTAggtttctgaaaatgtaagacATGTAAGCATTTTTACTATTGCTGCAGAAACCTACAGATTTTTTTTGggaaggtgtgtgtttgtattctgtGTTTAATGACTGATTACTCTGTTGTGATGTTTTGTAGTTAAGCGAGATGTCAGTGACTCTCTTGAAAGACTCGGCCTCAGTGTGTGCTGAAAGCACCCTCACCCCGTCCTCCACATGCCCCTCACTCGTGGAAGGACACTATGGCCACAACACTGAACTCAGGTCAGTACTTAGtgactgctgttttgttttgagttttaaaagaataaacaaaacgTTTCAATGGTGACATCTGCAACACaaaccaaatggaattgcaaaaacaacagtttttaaaaagattttctgatcatatttttttttgtctgctatTGATCAGACTAAAAGATAGTCCTGCCCTAAATTCAAgtgttttaacataaatgttaacataaagaaaaatctttacatatttttaaatatgtctgcaAAAAATGGCTGCAAATGAAACGCTATCTAACTAATTGTTACAATCCATATTCTTATTGCTCATATGTGCAGACCCCCAACACCTCGATCTCGTGCTGTCAGCCCCATCCCTGACACTGAAACAGAGGGCAAGAAGTCTCCTCATGAGTCCAAATCAAGATCCCACACTTTTGTGCCAGACATTCAGGAAATCCGTGTcaggtaaaaaattaaataaaataaaaattgtacaaATTGTTTATTGTTCAGAGGATGAGCATTTCCTTTTTATGTTACATTTGCCTGAATATGAAGTTCAGTTTCTGAGATTTAAGGAATTTGCATCTTTGAAAGTTAACTCTAACCTGTACCCTATTTTATTATTGCAGCCCAATTGTGTCAAAGAAAGGTTATTTGCAGTTCCTGGAGCCCCATAGTAATGACTGGGTTAAGAGATATGTGGTGGTACGCCGGCCTTATGTCTACATCTacaacacagagagagacacagtgGAAAGGGCCATACTTAACCTGTCCTCGGCACAAGTGGAGTACAGCGAAGACCAGCAGGCCATGCTGAAGGTAAAACGactacaattatttatttattttagaaaatgtttaaataccaGGAAGCCATGCtgaaagtgaaactttttttattttattttatttcaagctcTTCCAAGGCAAAATATTTTGAGTAAATCGACTGTTTATAGGCTGAACTAATTCAATTCTGTCTTAACTGCAGACCCCTTACACATTTGCGGTATGCACAGAGCACCGTGGAATACTCCTTCAAGCCAGTAATGACAAGGAGATGCATGACTGGCTGTATGCCTTTAACCCTCTGCTTGCTGGATCTATCAGGTACAGTAAAGCAGATATCTAAGCCTTTCACTTTAAAAGACCTGTCATACCAATATTTATTCGACATTCTCCTTCCCATCAGGTCTAAACTGTCCAGAAGAAGAGCCGGGCAGATGAGATTTTGAGCCCACTACATGTATACCTACTGTACAATGCTTTGaggacaaaaaacacaaaggacTAACCTTGTAAATAGATCTACTGATAGATCCCCCAGTTTCTGTGCTTAATCAACTCTCTGACCCTCTGTTACCCACATGTGTGTACCTGCACCTGCCCACACTAGCACCGATTGTGCACCTGTATCTTAAAGGCCCCTTTGTTGTGCATCTACAGTGGCCTAAATATTCAACTTACAACGCCAAAAGAACAGGCTAACTTCTTTATTGGGGTAGAGATAGTATGCTTATGTAGTCTTCAGCAACATTTTAGAAAGCTGGTGATGGGAATTTCTAATTCTGAAGTTGTCAGCTCATGCAAACACATCTGAATTTGTAACTGTGAAGAGTGGCGTCCATATCTTGGGTTTGTGGGAAAACGGATCACATGGCCTTACTGTCTTACTCTTGACTTGTAAGTCTTTGGGTTTAAAACGATAAAACTGGTCAGTATTTAAGTCAGCAGACCatatgtttattcatttcttgGCTATGGACGATAGAATTGATCAATGATAAGCAGTTCTCAGCAAGGAGAAGATGAATCACATCATATTACACTCTTACTCTCTTTAAGTGCAGTTCTTGGACACAGTACAACCCATCATAAATACTCATATacctttataatgtttcacttgtaTGGCCTTGAAATGCATAAAGTTTTCAAAATAGCCAGGATGCATGAGGAAAAATTTGGCaatggaaaatgtttgcattctcATATCTCTATATGAGAACCATTATAAAGATTTGGCCTATTTTTGTTGGAGTACTGGTCAGTAGATTTATCTAAAATGTATCATAATCCAGTCTAATATTTTATAGAAAGAATTATCGGTATCCCCAAGTGATCTTATATCTGTCTAATTTAAGTTTTATCTAGTTAggtatttatttaacatttttatttatttcagcacatATTTATTGACAAagactgtaatattttttaaagaagtacagTGCAATTTCTGCACATGGCACTTTTTTGTTATCATGAGTTGACTAACCTCCCTTTTACTGACTGCAATGCTCTCATTTCCACCGACACATTGAAAAGCATTTGGGGAACAGGTTCAAAGTGAATAGCTGGGATAGCTGCTATAACATGTAGATTACTTGAATTTTACTTTTTAGATATGTTCACTAGTTTTAgtttaagaaaacaaatatttttttttttttgcaagattaaTTAGGTAGAGAAAAATCATCTCCATTGCCCAGAATTTTTAATGAGTGTTCGTGCAGTGGTCAGTCTTGGAAAATGGAAGGTTTAGAAGTTTGTTAGAACAAATCAAATGTACAGTACTGATGGAATTCTCTACACGCACCCCAGAGAGTGATGATTTTGTGCCTCTTGCATCATATACTCTGttttagttttacagtttacATCATCTTAATCCCTGTGTGCTTCTTTAAGAGGGTGAATGTCCACTTTCAGGTCCACCCATCGGTACCACGCTTTCTCTCTGTGCGCAGGCAAATGCATCTTTAGTTAGTTTTTAGTTTCGTTATTAGTTTGCATATTGCACATGCCCTACATATTACTAGGTTTTGATATTTCTAAGCATATCTAGatggtgtaatttatttatttatttatttctcaactgactttacttaaaaatgaacaaaacaaatctatttattcagccataaaaacaaaacaaaatcatcatGGACTCCAGAAACAAGCCCATTGTTCTGAACCTTGTTTTTTCTTTGACTGTAATCATATAAAACATCAAACAGGCTAAGACATGtaacacaatacattttaaattccattttctgtttttaaagttgTCTCAGGTATGATTGTTGTGCTTAATGTCAATGGGTTTAGGCTGTACAAAACTGTGTCTGTGTTGAGACTGCTGATAGTTGTTTAACTTCAGCCAAACtaatttttttggaatatgaaaCCAGATTTTTGAGTTATATTATACCAACAGCTAGGATTAATACACTTTGTACTAGTGCAAAAGCATTTGTTAGAAGGTAGAGTTCTTTGAGTCAGACCTTGACGTGGTCAGTCACTGGAGCAGAACCCATGCATGCACTTTCATTGCTTATTATAATTAGTCCTGGTGGCTTATAATTTGGTTTGGGATGACTGGATGATCCTGCAGGTTACCTAACACAAGCCTTTCCCATATTTAGAGCACAGATCAACTATTTGCAAATGCTGGGGTGCCTCCAGGGCAGCAAGATTCAGGCATATCAGCATGACTGAGGCCAGCCAACCTTCAGCACATGCTTAGTACAGGAAAAATCAAGACACTGAACTAACCTCTATTGAAAGCCTTGATCTGTCTATGAGTGAACCTCAAAGATCTGCATTTCTAATCCCAAAAATTCAGTTACTAATATTGTTATTTAGGATGTTGAAAGCTGAAAAGTGGGTTTCTGTTTCCATGAAAAATCAGGGTTCTGCTTCTCTGTGAAGCAGAAAACATATCCTAAAAGAATTCTCAATCTCTGATGGTTCTCtgtttatgaaaaatagttaatgcacttttttttttttttttttttttattacaaaaactaTGTACACTTCACATTCACAACCAAACATAAGCAATGCCACTACTTTTAGAAACAAGTGCATATGTTAATAGTAATAGCAAGTGCATTTTCAAAATGAGTGACAACTAAATTATTACAAAACAGAGAGTTCACTGAATCACTTTCAGTTTGAGTACATGCAAGCAAATGTGAATTGTCTTGGTTTTTGTCTGTGCACCTTGTAGAAAAGCAGAGAGCTGAATGGTATTCTTCATGTTATAGCCTGTACTGTACCATTGCTACAAgcaatttacataaaacattacattatcatGTTTCAAGactaaaaacattgcattcattTTACCATCTCCCAAAATGAAAGAATTAATCAGTTCTCATAATCGACACCAAATATTTGTGTGCTTCCATTCTCCTCTTATGCACAGACTCCATTCATAAGCATATTTTCTTTGTTGTATTCTCTTAGTTTTACATGCCTTGTATATAAACATGATTGCTGTGAATGGTGTAATAGGCAGTTGTAACTGGTTTGTACCATCTTCAATGGGCAGTAGTTCAGTGTCTCTTTCTGAGTGTTGGAATTATGAGTCAAATGTTTGTGTACACTCGACACATTGTCAGATATGAAATAAATGTGGAACTTATGCAACACTATgaattacttttttgtgtgtgtgtgtgtgtgtgtgtgtgtgtgtgtgtgtgtgtttattgattcaagccattatttaatgcatgctatgcaaatacattttattttaaaataggaaaTCTCAAGCTGAATTTATCcttaattttatatgtaaaacgTATGGGAAGCACGtctccaccatggaataaaaataataaaataggtaattgtgatttttatttcagaattctgactttatttctagCAATTctagtttatatatcacaattatgagctaacatcttgaaatgcagagttttttcccctcagaattgctTCTGTTTTTTTACTTCTTCTTTGAATTCCTATTGTAgtctcagaattctgaatttataccTCTTTTAAGGGATGCATTTTGTCAACGAAaaacaagtcagaattgtaatataaaacttttttttttttttattacatgcaaGCTTTTATTAGGCTGCATTACAAGCTAAGAATTATAAATACTAACTTCAAATAGATacagttaaactaaaatattcaCACTGATTTAATCAAATATAAGTCTGTAAAATTCCAGTAGCTCCATGGCCCTGTCCCTACCTAGTATCTATTTCCATGCTACAAGTACTTAATGTTCagctagtatcttttccattggGTGCTAGTACCTGTTCTTTAGATGCGTACTAGTACCTTTTTAAGCTTTCCATAAGTAGTAAGATAAGAATTGTTACTAGCAATAATTACAAAAGATACTAGTGTCTATAAAATTATTACTTCTACCTTATGAATAACtactagtatctattaaataGGTACAAGTATCTACTCAATAAGTACCactatctaataaataagtacttacTAATGTCACTATTAGAATACTTTTTGTcagaaataaatagataaaaataaaaacagaataactaCTACCTGTTCAATTGAAGATATCTTCAACCTCATAAAGAACTACTGagaatgtacagtatttggagatatcttcattggaacagatcgTTACAAAAACCTGAGTAACTCTCAACCGTCCAATCTGAGTTCACATGATGATTCAATACATTAATATACTAAATGAAACTGATTGTTAAGTAGGCCTTACTGGCTTTGTATGTTAGCTCATCTTGCTAATTGGTTACCATGAAAACACAAggaaatatatgtttaatatgatatttattgtttagacaatatcaaaaaagaaaacttttttgatttgattattgGCAGCTAGATCCAAAAACCAGTTCATGCACACCAACAACCACAATACCTACAAAGTCCACCACAAGAGATTGTGCCTTGTTTGGGATTATTTATAATTCCTTACAATAAACAAAGGTTTATTCAAGTATTCTTCTCAAATTTAATAATGATGAATCGATGGCCATCAGCTGTGCGCTTCCAAGGTTTCCCTGGCTTAATGATCTTTCAACATAGCtgcattttctgtaaatgtgtttaactAAATCTACCATGTTGTACCTTCGTTCTTCTCCCTTCTCATAATCTTATTGTTTCCATCTCCTTAATTCCGTTTCCtgtctaatctctctctctctctctccccatttCTCATGTGTTGTTGGTTCATTAATATTCAATATACCATGGGCGTTGCTAGGCCATTTTTTAGGGGGCTATAACATGACTCGTGCGTTATAGTTATTGACATTAATGGTcataaatttaatgcatgtttttatttatcccGCATGTGCTTAGTTTATGTGTTATGTGTTTAGACCGTTGTACAGTATTTTGTCCTTTTATCTACCAGTGTAATCTAGATAATCATTGCTGAAAAGGCTGATCCCCCTGTCATCCTGGGTCATAATTTATGGGGAACCTTAACACATCATGCGTCGACCCGCATCATCATCATGTGGCTGATGGGCCAGACAGGTAATGAATATGTCATATCAGCCCTAGACATGACATAAAGTCATTTGCATTTGATCCACCACATGCTGCAGAATGTAGTTTGTAAAACAGCTTTGTCTACTGCAGAATATATATGGATTACAACGCCACCACACCAGTCGATCTAGAAGTGGTCAAAGATTGATGTTTGGCAGACTTCTAACATGTCACATtgaaaggcatagttcacccagaaatgacaattttctcataatttattcatcctcatgtcctTCTAAAACGgtatgcatctctctctctttttttttttttttttttttttttgtataaatatatacaaaatatatttttatatatattgtataaatatatatttataacatatattgtataaatatatttattttaaagaagggTGGGATGCAAACAACAGTGatgccactgacttccattgtatggaagaaaaaaatatcttaaaatatgtaattCTTAAAATACAATTAACAGAATTTTATGTTTCATAGAAGAAAGTGAAgcaagtaaatgatttttatttttggaaacaaTATCTCTTATTGTTTTCCTCTGATCTTAGGTCTGAAAGCCAGAGACATCATTTACCATTCCAGAGACACTTTTGCTAGGATGGTTGGTGGAAAAGCACCAGACATTATTTTTACTTCGGGAGGAACTGAGCTGAAGGTTTCAAGTGTCACAGTTCAAATAGAAATTCATCATATTATCTTCTTTTCCTTTTCaaagtgtttctttctttctctctttcttttttttttaacagcagtaTAGTGAAGGCCCTAaagcagtggtctcaaactcagttcctggagggccacagcacAGCATAGCTTAACACCTACCAGTTCaaaatcacacctgcttggaagtttctagtgatcctgaagaccttgattagctggatcaggtgtgtttgattagggttggagataaactgtgcagagctgtggccctccaggaactgagtttgagaccaatgccctaaagcagggatcctcaaatctggcccacaatATCCACTTTCCAACAGattttagctctaaccctaatcaaacacacctgcacatgctaatcagtgtctttaGGATCaatagaaaatcacaggtaggtgagtttgataagagttggagctaaactctgcagcgcattggccctccagggcaagatttgaggaaccctgccatAAAGGCTGTTGCATATGGCTAATTCACAATTCCACCATTCCCGTTTAGTGTTGTAATATGTTCAATGTTCAAACAATTTTAACTTTTATGCTGTTTACCATTGACTATGAAGCTTGAACAAGCAGACATTTTGCATGACGTTGTTACGTAGGTGCTGCTGGTGGGAAAATATAGTTGTATGACATAACATTGAAGacatatcaaatataataataaacacattcaaaTTCTCTGCAAATGAACTCAGTAATTAAATAGTATAGTATAAAAACTAGCACAATAATTAAAGGCACTTATTAAGGTGTGATCACATTTACTGTAGGAACAATAGGAAACTTGTGTTGGTCATTCAAATTTGTGAAGTTGACCaatagaaagctgcttggtttggaaGTGATTTCTGAATGAGTGGTGCCTCATGCATTATTACATTCTACTGGACAATTTTTTGCCTACGAAAGTTCACTGAAtccttaaatatttttgtcttcttaTGATAAATATGTTGTTCCTTATCTGTAGTTGTTGATTTGGATAAAAATGTGTACTTAATGTGtacttaatacatttaatgtattaatttagtacactgaaggcctgttcacaccaagatgAATTTTCAGTGCGAAACTTTGGTTCGAATTGCTTAATCGCTGCTGTTAAATAAAACCACAGCTCGATGAATAGCAGAGATTTAATCTAGAACCTGCTGTCTTGTCATTGTGCAGTTGTATTTGGTGTTGCCTGATAAACAatagcaaatacaaaaatctgaactgCTGTTCACATTCACATGAAAAcatgtacagtactgtgcaatagacattaatcattagttttttcaccaaaaaaaaattttttttaagccagttatttgtCACCATCATCCAATTCGTCTgcaatgacatgaagaaacagaaaaaaacagactaaatccagagaaCGTTTTCCAAGAcactacctgcaaagctacagcactgtgaaaagttttagaaACTTATGTAAAAAAGCTGTAAagtgaggatgctttcaaaaataatgtcaaaaatttattttatttatcaattaacttgaACTAtgaactaaatcaaatcattGTTTGGTGTGACCACGTTTTGCTTTTAAAAGCTTTTGTCTTGTGTACACTTGCCtgtagtttttcaggtagcttttcAGGAAGGTTTATTAAGcctcttggagacgttgccacagttcttctggatttagttagCAGGCCTGGGTTTTATGTCGAAAACTTTAAATGGAGGCATTGTTCTCCAAAGGTTTAGCTTGAGGAAGTGGGCATCACTTCATTGTACTCCTATAACCGTGAATATTGCATCCAAAACTTGTCTATTGCTATccgttttaaaatatgaatatgaccAAAGATCTTTGTGCTCTGATTTGACCTGATTGAATTCTCGTTGTAGATGTCACATTTGATCCCATTTCCAAGGTCACAGCATGGGTGGAGGTCAAAGATGTCATTGCAGGGATTCATCCTACCACCTGCTTGGTGTCGATCGTGCTGGCCAATAATGAGATAGGCATCATTATGGTGAGAATTTTGCCTTGACAACGGTCCCAGTGATGTATTGGACTATTTCATATAGTTAAACAATCACACAACTGTGCTTTGGCCATTGGGACGAGGCTTAATTGCGAgcgtgatattgcttttatacaacatttcataAATGTGATGTTAATAAAGATTAACTTACATTGTAGACACAGTATGGCTATTTAACTTTTGCTCTGCcaataaaaatacagtagttttTTCGGCCATGATTTAGCATAAATACTTAAAGAAACCAATGGGATTCTCCTTTCAACAGCCAATTAAGGATATTTGTCAGAGGGTGAGGGAAGTAAACAAACAGAGGGCAGCATCAGCTCCCAAAATCCTCCTGCACACCGATGCAGCACAGGCTATCGGAAAGATACGAGTTGATGCACATGAGCTGGGAGTAAACTATATTACCATTGTAGGACAAAAGGTATAAAAGAGACGCTGTTGATATATTATCTCTCTCTAAGCAAAGAAATTTATAGATGGCAATCCTGTTGATGCTGTTTCAGTTGTATGGCCCTCGAATTGGCGCTTTGTTTGGGAATGATCCTGGAACCACAACCCCGGTTTACCCTCTGTTTTTTGGAGGAGGACAAGAGTGCAACTTCAGACTGGGGTATGACATGGTTTATTATGTGATGGGGTTTCATGTATAGGTGATGAATTATTAAACGGAATTAAAACAAGTATGTTACTGACTCTGAAATCAATACTGTTGTTATctctttatttctcagaactgAGAATACAGCAATGATAGCCGTTCTGGGAAAGGTAAAACCCAGTTTGTATCATAAGCGTCATTCATTTCTTACCTTATTTTTAGAATAAGTTGAATGTTTAGACATGTAACATGAGTaactagatttatttattatttacagtagcAAGGTGATGGTTTGTACAGTTATGTATAAcagtaaaaatactttattattttcagtgctaTATTGCCTATGTTTGCACATGCAAAATTGTTTtacataacctttttttttttttttttttttttttttttttaaaaggctgcAGAATTGGTAAGTTTAAATCTAGCAGAGTATGAAGCCCATTTCCTGGACATCCAATGTTATCTGGAGCAGAAGCTGCTTGTCAGTCCTGTTTCTACCTTATTATAGCTGGTACAGTTTCAGTGGACATTAATGTAGCCTGTATTTATATAGagatttcttttttgtatttatttcttttttcttatttttattgcatttaaaattttaggCTGTCTTTGGAAGCGATAAGATTCATTTTAACAGCCATTTTCCTGGCTCAGACATTTTTCCCAACACATGCAATGTATCCATTTTGGGAAGGGGACTTCAAGGTGAGTGAATAGCCATTTTCCAACCTTGCAATTTGtctttcacagtacataaactgaATATGTTTGTACATACTGATACATAGGTGCACAATGTCACTTACAGTACATGTATAGTCCACATATGTGCATTAAAGATTCATCACAGATATGATATATTTAAGCTTGATTTAATGAAATTTCCTAAAACAACATCAgtgaagtttttatttatttattatttgtatgtttgtttttacacaCGTTGGTTTAGAAATGGGTCAGCTCTTAACCCTGCAGATTTGTAAAAGCTTTTGGAAATAATTGTTGAGACTCTCCCCCCCTGCTGTAGGGTGTAAAGTGCTGTCCACCTGTAGGGGGTTGTTGGCCAGTGTGGGTGCTGCCTGCCTCTCAGACAGTGGAGCCATCTGTAC
This region includes:
- the LOC122145412 gene encoding selenocysteine lyase-like; the protein is MWLMGQTDVTFDPISKVTAWVEVKDVIAGIHPTTCLVSIVLANNEIGIIMPIKDICQRVREVNKQRAASAPKILLHTDAAQAIGKIRVDAHELGVNYITIVGQKLYGPRIGALFGNDPGTTTPVYPLFFGGGQECNFRLGTENTAMIAVLGKAAELVSLNLAEYEAHFLDIQCYLEQKLLAVFGSDKIHFNSHFPGSDIFPNTCNVSILGRGLQGCKVLSTCRGLLASVGAACLSDSGDRPFHILLNCGIPYHVATNALRISVGRSTFCEDVDIIVEDLREQLERDELAPWILILVGPLRSILLHGLGGWKLSTGTLMGMKQKWKQTVVLFLPTMLQQRVTSPV